The following is a genomic window from bacterium.
TGCTCGTCAACAAGGTGGAGCGCGCCGAGGACGAGCTGGCCCTGCACGAGTTCCACGGTCTGGGCCTCGGCGAGCCGCTGGGCCTCAGCGCGCTGCACGGGGGCGGCGGCATCGCGGAGCTCTGGGAGCGCCTGCTCGAACGCGTGCCGCCCCTGCCCAGCAGTGCCCAGCTCGAGCGCGAGTTGCGCCTGGCGGTCGTCGGGCGGCCGAACGTGGGCAAGAGCAGCCTCGTGAACGCTCTGCTCGGCGAGGAACGGATGATCGTCAGCGAGATCCCAGGCACCACGCGCGACGCCGTGGACAGCCCGCTGCGCTGGCACGGCCGCGAGGCCGTGCTGATCGACACCGCCGGCCTGCGCCGCAAGAGCCGCACGAAGTCGCGCCTGGACGTCTACAGCAGCCTGCGCAGCCTGGCGGCGATCGACAACGCCAACGTGGTGCTGCTCGTGCTGGACGCGAGCCAACCCTTCACGGAGCAGGATCAGCGGATCGCCGCCCACGCCCACGAGGAGGGCAAGGGTTGCGTGATCGCCGTCAACAAGTGGGACCGCCTGGAGAAGGACGACCAGACCCTGGGCGCGGTGCTCGAGCGGGTGCGCGAAGGGCTACCCTTCCTCGCCTACGCGCCGGTGCTCTTCATCTCGGCGGTGACCCGCCAGCGCATCCACACGGTGCTCGAGGCCGCCTTTCGCGTTTTCGACAAGCGGGGCCAGCGGCTGGGCACGGGGCAGCTCAACAGCGCCCTCGAGCGGGCGGTGGCCCGGCGGCCGCCCAACCACTTCAACGGCGGCACCGCGCGCTTCTACTACGCGACGCAGACGGGGGCGGCGCCGCCCAGCTTCACGCTCTTCGTGAACAATCCGGAGTGGGTGCACTTCAGCTACAGGCGCTACCTGACGAACCAGTTGCGCGCGCACTTCGATCTGGAGGGCAGTCCCCTGCGCCTGAACCTCAAGGCCCGCAGTCGCCGGGAGCTGTCGGCATGAGCGGGAGCGCGCTGCTTCTCGTCGCCCTCGCCTACCTCGTCGGGGGCGTCCCCTTCGGCTACCTCGCCGGTCGCCTGGTGAAAGGCGTCGACCTGCGGCGCGTGGGCAGCGGCAACCTCGGCGCGACCAACGCCATCCGCCAGCTCGGCTGGGGCTGGGGCGTCACCGTGTTCGGTCTCGACCTGCTCAAGGGGTGGGTGGCCGTGGCGCTCGCCCAGCGCCTGGGGGGGGAGGGGCCCGGCTGGCTGGCGCTGGCCGCGGGCCTCGCCGCCATCCTCGGCCACAGCTTCACGCCCTACCTGGGTTTCCGTGGCGGCAAGGGCGTGGCGACGAGCGCCGGCGTCTTCCTGCGCCTGGCGCCCGTCGCGACGGGCCTCACCTTGCTCGTCTTCGCGGTGGTGGTGCTGGCCTCGCGCATCGTCTCGCTCTCGAGCCTCGCGGCGGCAACGGCCATGCCGCTCTTCCTGCTGTGGCGCCAGCCGGGCGACCGGCTGCTCCTCGGTTTCGCGCTCTTCATCACCCTGCTCATCTGGATCCGGCACCGCGCGAACCTGCGCCGCCTGCTGCGCGGCGAGGAGCCGCGCTTCGGCGCGCCGCCGAAGGGGGCGGCCTAGATGGCGACGGTCGCGGTGCTCGGCTGTGGCAGTTGGGGCAGCGCGCTGGCGAAGGCCCTGCACGAGGCGGGAAACGCGGTGCGGCTCTGGGGTCACCTGGAGTCGGAGATCGAACCGATCCGCAGGGAGCGCAGCAACACCAAGTACCTGCCGGGCGTGGTGCTGCCCGAGGCGGTGGCGGCGGGCGCCACCACGGATCTCGCTGCGGCGCTGGCGGGCTGCGAGGCGCTGGTCCTCGTCGTGCCCAGCCTGGTGCTGCGCGAGGTGGCGGCGCGCGCGGCGGCCTCGCCGGCGCTGCCCCCGGCGGCGACCTGGATCCTGGCGGCCAAGGGGCTCGACCCGTCGAGCGGGCGCAGCCTCTGCTGGGCGATCGAGGACGAGGTGGGCCCGCTCGGCGAGCGGCTGCTCGTGCTCGTCGGGCCGAGCCACGCCGAGGAGGTGGGCCGCAAGCTGCCCACGGCCCTCGTGCTCGCCGGGGCCGAGAGCCCGCGGCGCGCGCAGCTCCAGCGCGAGTTCTCGAGCGAGACGCTGCGCGTCTACGTCAACGAGGATCGCACGGGCGTCGAGCTCGGCGTGGCGCTCAAGAACGTGGTGGCGCTGGCCTCGGGGATCATCGACGGGGTGGGCCTCGGCGACAACACGAAGGGCGCCCTGATCAGCCGCAGCCTGGCCGAGATCGGCCGCTACATCGAGTCCCACGGCGGGGACCGGCGCACGCTGCTCGGGCTGGCGGGCGTGGGCGACCTCGTCACGACTTGCTTCAGCCGGCACAGCCGGAACCGCCACGTCGGCGAGCAGCTCGGCCGCGGCCGCAAGCTGCCGGAGATCCTCGCGGAGATGGTGCAGGTGGCCGAGGGCGTGCACACCACGCGCACCCTGCACGAGATGGCGAGCCGCGAGGGCGTCGAGATGCCCATCACGGAGCAGGTGCACGCCGTGCTCTTTGCGGGCAAGGATCCGCAGCTCGCCATCCGCGAGCTGATGACGCGCGATCCGGCGCCCGAGATCAGGAAAGGAGGTCGCCGTGCCGGGAGCGAAGCCTGAGCAGGCGCCTATCGTCCAGGCCCGGCCCAAGAAGCCGGTCGGGCGGCTCTACTGGAGCATCAGCGAGGTGGCGGAGCTGACGGGGGTGAAGCCCCACGTGCTGCGCTACTGGGAGACCGAGTTCCCCAGCTTCAGGCCGAGCAAGAACAGCGCCGGCAACCGGGTCTACCGCGAGCGGGACGTGGAGCTGGCGATCGCCATTCGGCACCTGCTACACCGGGAGCGCTACACGATCGCCGGCGCCCGCCAGCGCCTGGCCGAGACGCGCAAGGTGCGCGACCTGCTCGAGCAGTTCGAGATCCCCTTCGCGCGGGCCGACCAGCGCCAGCTCCTGAAGGAGATCCAGGCGGAGCTCGTCGCCCTGCGCCGCGCGCTGGATGGAAAATAGACCCGCGCCCCTTGTCAGTCGGGGGGCAAGTTGCTATATCTAGGCGTGTTCGGGGCGTAGCGCAGTCCGGTAGCGCACTTGCATGGGGGGCAAGTGGTCGGGTGTTCAAATCACCTCGCCCCGACCTGAGAAGAGGCCTCGCTGCGTTCATCGCGGCGGGGCCTCTTCGTTGCGGGGTCGTCTCGCCGCCGCCTACCAACCGCGTTGTACGGCTGCCTGGAAGCGAGCCCGTCGCCAGCGGGCGGATTTGGTATAATCGTGTCCAGGCAGGGGGCAGCCCCGTCTCGGAGGTAGCGGAATGCGGATGGGTTCGACGGTCCTCCCGGTGGCCACCATTCTGGTCGCCTTGCTTGCGGGAGGGGAAGGTGCCCGGGCGGGGGCGGACGGCGTGATCGTCGGCTGGGGAGGGCAAGTCCTCGTCGCGCAATCGGCCCTCGAGGGCGCCCAAGGGATCAGCGCCGGCGATTTCCACAGCCTGGCCTTGCATGCCGATGGTAGCGCAGTGGCCTGGGGAATGGGCGACAACGACCAGTGTGATATCCCCGATCCGAACGCAGCGTTTGCGCAGCTCTCAGCGGGATACTACTACAGCCTCGGCTTGAAGTCCGACGGCAGGATCGTCGCC
Proteins encoded in this region:
- the plsY gene encoding glycerol-3-phosphate 1-O-acyltransferase PlsY produces the protein MSGSALLLVALAYLVGGVPFGYLAGRLVKGVDLRRVGSGNLGATNAIRQLGWGWGVTVFGLDLLKGWVAVALAQRLGGEGPGWLALAAGLAAILGHSFTPYLGFRGGKGVATSAGVFLRLAPVATGLTLLVFAVVVLASRIVSLSSLAAATAMPLFLLWRQPGDRLLLGFALFITLLIWIRHRANLRRLLRGEEPRFGAPPKGAA
- the der gene encoding ribosome biogenesis GTPase Der — protein: MPTPSTIAIVGRPNVGKSTLFNRLAGRRLAVVHARAGVTRDRLVAKVEREGRRLWLVDTGGISLERDELSRATTESALAALEEAELLLFLTDVRTGVTDEDLAVAKLLRRRAERVWLLVNKVERAEDELALHEFHGLGLGEPLGLSALHGGGGIAELWERLLERVPPLPSSAQLERELRLAVVGRPNVGKSSLVNALLGEERMIVSEIPGTTRDAVDSPLRWHGREAVLIDTAGLRRKSRTKSRLDVYSSLRSLAAIDNANVVLLVLDASQPFTEQDQRIAAHAHEEGKGCVIAVNKWDRLEKDDQTLGAVLERVREGLPFLAYAPVLFISAVTRQRIHTVLEAAFRVFDKRGQRLGTGQLNSALERAVARRPPNHFNGGTARFYYATQTGAAPPSFTLFVNNPEWVHFSYRRYLTNQLRAHFDLEGSPLRLNLKARSRRELSA
- a CDS encoding NAD(P)-dependent glycerol-3-phosphate dehydrogenase, translated to MATVAVLGCGSWGSALAKALHEAGNAVRLWGHLESEIEPIRRERSNTKYLPGVVLPEAVAAGATTDLAAALAGCEALVLVVPSLVLREVAARAAASPALPPAATWILAAKGLDPSSGRSLCWAIEDEVGPLGERLLVLVGPSHAEEVGRKLPTALVLAGAESPRRAQLQREFSSETLRVYVNEDRTGVELGVALKNVVALASGIIDGVGLGDNTKGALISRSLAEIGRYIESHGGDRRTLLGLAGVGDLVTTCFSRHSRNRHVGEQLGRGRKLPEILAEMVQVAEGVHTTRTLHEMASREGVEMPITEQVHAVLFAGKDPQLAIRELMTRDPAPEIRKGGRRAGSEA
- a CDS encoding MerR family transcriptional regulator, which codes for MVQARPKKPVGRLYWSISEVAELTGVKPHVLRYWETEFPSFRPSKNSAGNRVYRERDVELAIAIRHLLHRERYTIAGARQRLAETRKVRDLLEQFEIPFARADQRQLLKEIQAELVALRRALDGK